The genomic DNA ATCGAAGATATCGAATACGACGGAGGAAACTCCAGTTCGCGTTTATTCGAACGATCACGCATCAAAGCGTTAGCAGGTGAGGCGGGAGAAAAGctcgggggggaaaaaaatgtacGCATCACACTAATAATGATAAAATCGTTTGCTTTGGTTTTCCCTTTCGCCAGAGGAACGTGAAAGTGTTCAAAAAAAGACATTCACAAAATGGGTCAATTCGCACCTGGTGCGGGTGAACAGTCCGATCAAAGACCTGTACGTCGATATGCGCGATGGCAAGAATTTGATCAAGCTGCTCGAGGTACTGTCTGGCGAGCGGTTGCCCCGGCCAACGAAGGGTAAAATGCGCATCCACTGTCTGGAGAATGTGGACAAAGCGCTGCAGTTTCTGCGCGAACAGCGTGTCCATTTGGAAAATATCGGTTCGCACGATATTGTCGATGGTAACGCTAGCCTGAACCTGGGTTTGATCTGGACAATCATTCTGCGCTTCCAGGTAAGATAGGGTGGCAGGGGGGTTTGGGGGGATTAAAACGATTCTCCTCACTAAacgcctttttttgctttcgcagATTCAAGATATCACTATAGAGGAAACGGACAACAAAGAGACCAAATCCGCCAAGGATGCTTTGCTGCTGTGGTGTCAAATGAAAACGGCCGGCTACCATAATGTGAACGTGCGCAACTTTACCACCTCGTGGCGCGACGGGCTGGCGTTCAACGCGATCATACACAAGCACCGGCCGGACTTGATACAGTTCGACAAGCTGTCGAAGACAAACCCGATCCAGAACCTGAACAATGCGTTCAACGTCGCCGAGGAGAAGCTTGGCCTGACGAAGCTGCTCGACGCGGAGGACATCTTCGTCGACCATCCGGACGAGAAGTCGATCATTACGTACGTCGTGACGTACTATCACTACTTCAGCAAGCTGAAGCAGGAGACGGTGCAGGGCAAGCGTATCGGCAAGGTGGTCGGCATTGCGATGGACAACGATCGCATGATCAACGAGTACGAGTCGTTGACGAGCGAGCTGCTGAAGTGGATCGAGGTGACGATCGTGCAGCTGGGCGATCGCCATTTCGTCAACTCGCTGGTGggcgtgcagcagcagctggcccAGTTCTCCAACTACCGCACGGTCGAAAAGCCACCGAAGTTCGTCGAGAAGGGTAATCTGGAGGTGCTGCTCTTCACGCTCCAGTCCAAGATGAGAGCAAACAATCAAAAGCCGTACACGCCCAAGGAGGGTAAGATGATTTCCGACATCAACAAGGCCTGGGAGCGGCTGGAGAAGGCCGAGCACGAGCGGGAGCTGGCGCTGCGCGAGGAGCTGATCCGGCAGGAGAAGCTGGAGCAGCTTGCGGCCCGTTTCAACCGCAAAGCTACGATGCGTGAAACCTGGCTGTCGGAGAACCAGCGTCTGGTCAGCACGGATAACTTTGGGTTCGATCTGGCCGCTGTCGAAGCGGCCGCCAAGAAGCACGAAGCCATCGAGACGGACATCTTTGCGTACGAGGAGCGTGTGCAGGCGGTCGTCGCGGTGTGCAACGAGCTGGAGGCGGAAAAGTATCACGAtatcgagcgcatcgctgcccgCAAGGATAATGTGCTGCGCCTGTGGAACTACCTGATCGAGCTGCTGCGCGCGAGACGCATGCGCCTCGAGTTCTCGATTCAGCTGCAGCAAAACTTCCAGGAGATGATCTACATTCTCGACTCGATGGAGGAGATCAAGCAGCGCCTGCTGACGGACGACTACGGCAAGCATCTGATGGGCGTAGAAGATCTGCTGCAAAAGCATTCGCTCGTCGAGGCGGACATCAATGTGCTGGGCGATCGGGTGAAGCAGGTGGTGCAAAACTCGCAGAAGTTCCTGGTCGACGAGGAGGACAACTACAAACCGTGCGATCCGGCGATCATTGTCGATCGCGTGCAGCGTCTGGAGGATGCGTACGCCGAGCTGTGCAAGCTTGCGGTGGAGCGTCGCTCGCGGCTGGAGGAGAACCGCAAGCTGTGGCAGTTCTACTGGGATATGGCCGACGAGGAGAACTGGATCAAGGAGAAGGAGCAGATCGTGTCGGCGGATGAGATTGGGCACGATTTGACGACGGTCAATTTGCTGCTGTCCAAGCACAAGGCGCTGGAGTCGGAGATCCAATCGCACGAGCCGCAGCTGATGGCGGTGAGCGAGGTGGGCGATGAGCTGGTACGCCGCGGACACTTCGGTGCCGATCGTATCGACGAGCGGCTGAAGGAGATCATGGCCATGTGGAGCAACCTGCGCCAGCTGACAGACAACCGGCGCAAGCGGTTAGAGGATGCCGTCGACTACTTCCAGCTGTTTGCCGACGCGGATGACATCGATAACTGGATGTTGGACGCGCTGCGCCTAGTGTCGTCCGAGGATGCGGGTCGCGACGAGGCAAATGTGCAGAGCTTGCTGAAGAAGCAcaaggatgtggcggacgaGCTGAAGAACTACGCCGAAACGATCGAGCAGCTGCATGCACAGGCCGACCGTTTGACGCTGAACCCTCCGGAGCAGGAGAAGGTTCGCGAACGTCTTGCCGCAATCGATGCACGCTACAAGGAGCTGATGGAGCTGGCCAAACTGCGCAAGCAGCGCCTGCTGGATGCTCTCAGCCTGTACAAACTGATTTCCGAAAGCGACGGCGTGGAACAGTGGATCGGCGAGAAGGAGCGCATGCTGCAGACGATGGTCCCGGGCAAGGACATCGAGGATGTGGAGATCATGAAGCATCGCTACGACGGATTCGACAAGGAGATGAACGCCAACGCATCGCGCGTCGCCGTCGTGAACCAGCTCGCTCGCCAACTGCTGCACGTGGAGCATCCAAACTCGCAGGAAATTCAGGAGAAGCAGAACCACCTCAACAACTCGTGGTCGAAGCTGCGCGAGCAGGCGGAAAGCAAACGCGACGAGCTGAAATCGGCGCACGGTGTGCAGACGTTCTACATCGAATGTCGCGAGACGGTATCGTGGATCGAGGACAAGAAGCGCATCCTCACCGAAACGGACAGCCTGCAGATGGATCTGACCGGTGTGATGACGCTGCAGCGTCGTCTGAGCGGTATGGAGCGCGATCTGGCCGCCATCCAGGCGAAGCTGACGGCGCTCGAGAACGAGGCCGACGCCATCGAGGGCGAGCATCCGGAGGAGGCCGCCCTGATCCGCGAGCGTGTGGCCCAGATTCAAACCATCTGGGAGCAGCTCACACAGATGCTGAAGGAGCGCGACTCGAAGCTGGAGGAGGCTGGCGATTTGCACCGCTTCCTGCGCGATCTCGACCACTTCCAGGCGTGGTTGACCAAGACACAGACGGACGTCGCTTCCGAGGATACACCGACATCGCTGCCCGAGGCCGAGAAGCTGCTGAACCAGCATCAGAGCATCCGCGAGGAGATCGACAACTACACCGAGGATTACAAGAAGATGATGGAGTACGGCGAGGGGCTCACGTCGGAACCAACGCAAACCGAGGACCCGCAGTACATGTTCTTGCGCGAGCGTCTGAAGGCGCTGAAGGATGGCTGGGAGGAACTGCACCAGATGTGGGAGAACCGTCAGGTGCTGCTGTCCCAGGGTCTGGACCAGCAGCTGTTCAACCGCGACGCTCGCCAGGCCGAGGTGCTGCTTAGCCAGCAGGAGCATGTGCTCAGCAAGGACGATACGCCGGTCAATCTGGAGCAGGCCGAAAATCAGCTGAAACGGCACGAAGCGTTCCTCACCACGATGGAAGCGAACGACGAGAAGTTCAACACGATCGTGCAGGTGGCCGGGCAGATGACGAGCAAGGATCACTTCGACGCGGACAAGATCACGAAGCGCGCGGAGAGCATTGCGCACCGCCGCGACGACAACCGCAACCGTGCGCTGGAGCTGCACGAGAAGCTTAAGAACCAGGTGAAGCTGCACGAGTTCCTGCAGGACATTGAAGAGCTGACGGAGTGGGTGCAGGAGAAGTACATCACCGCCCAGGACGACACCTATCGCAGTGCGAAGACGGTTCACTCGAAGTGGACGCGTCATCAAGCGTTTGAGGCTGAGATCGCCGCCAACAAGGAGCGCCTGCACGAGGCAAAGAAGGCCGCTCAGGAGCTGATGGTGGAGAAGCCCGAGTTCAAGGAGATCATTGAGCCGAAGCTGACGGATCTGTCCAAGAACTTTGACGAGCTGGAAACCAGCACCAAGGAAAAGGGTGCACTTCTGTTCGATGCCAAGCGCGAGGTGATTGTGCAGCAGAGCGTCGACGACATCGATTCGTGGATGGACGATCTCGAGAAGCAGATCATCAACACCGACACCGGCAACGATCTGACCTCGGTGAACATTCTGATGCAGAAGCAGCAGATCATCCAGACGCAGATGGCCGTGAAGGCGCGCCAGGTCGAGGAGCTGGACAAGCAGACGGACGTGCTGACGAAGACGGCCCCGTCCGACGTGGTCGAACCGATCGTGGAGAAGAAGACGGCCGTCAATGCGCGCTTCGAAAAGATCAAGGCTCCGCTGCTGGAGCGCCAGCGGCagctggagaagaagaaggaagcgtTCCAGTTCCGGCGCGACGTGGAGGACGAGAAGCTGTGGATCGACGAGAAGATGCCGCTGGCCGAATCGACCGAGTACGGCAACTCGCTGTTCAATGTGCACGtgctgaagaagaagcacCAGTCGCTGAACACGGAAATCGACAACCACGAGCCTCGCATCATGACGATCTGCAACAACGGGCAGAAGCTGATCGACGAGGGTCACGAAGATGCGGGCTCGTACGCGGATCTGATCAGCCAGCTGacacagaaatggcaggagcTGAAGGATGCCATCGAAAACCGCCACCGGCAGCTGGACCAGTCCGAGAAGGTGCAGCAGTACTTCTTCGATGCGGCCGAAGCGGAATCGTGGATGAGCGAGCAGGAGCTGTACATGATGGTGGAGGACCGCGGCAAGGACGAAACCTCGGCCCAGAATCTGATGAAGAAGCACGAAAGCCTGGAACAGTCGGTGGAAGACTATGCCGACACTATCCGCCAGCTGGGCGAGACGGCGCGTCAGCTGACGACCGAACAGCACGCCTACAGCGACCAGGTGTCGGTGAAGCAGTCGCAGCTGGACAAACTGTACGCCGGTTTGAAGGATCTGGCGGGCGAACGTCGTGCCCGGCTGGATGAAGCCCTGCAGCTGTTCATGTTGAGCCGCGAGGTGGACGATCTCGAACAGTGGATTACCGATCGCGAGGTGGTCGCCGGTTCGCACGAGCTCGGCCAGGACTACGATCACATCACGCTGCTGTGGGAACGGTTCAACGAGTTCGCCCAGGACACGGCCACCGTCGGCAGCGAGCGTGTCGCGAAGGCGAACGGCATCGCGGACGATCTTATCCATGCGGGCCACTCGGACAGTGCGACGATCGCCGAATGGAAGGACGGGCTGAACGAGTCCTGGCAAGATCTGCTGGAGCTGATCGAAACGCGCAAGGCGATGCTGGCCGCATCGCGCGAACTGCACAAATTCTTCCACGACTGCAAGGACGTGCTGGGTCGCATCAACGAGAAGCAGCACGGTGTTTCGGAGGAGCTGGGTCGTGATGCGGGCGTTGTGTCGGCGCTGCAGCGCAAGCACCAGAACTTCATCCAGGACCTGATGACGCTCCACTCGCAGGTGCAACAGATCCAGGAAGAGTCGGCCAAACTGCAGGCGGCGTACGCTGGTGAGAAGGCGCGCGAAATTACCAACCGTGAGCACGAGGTGCTCAACGCCTGGGCCCATCTGCAGGCGATGTGCGAGGAGCGCCGCGGCAAGCTGGCCGATACGGGCGATCTATTCAAGTTCTTCAACCTGGTCCGCATGCTGATGCTGTGGATGGAGGACCTGGTGCGACAGATGAACACGTCGGAGAAGCCGCGCGATGTGTCGGGCGTCGAGCTGCTGATGAACAATCACCAGAGCCTGAAGGCGGAGATCGATACGCGCGAGGATAACTTCAGCGCTTGTCTCGCGCTGGGCAAGGAACTGCTGTCCCGCAATCACTAcgcgtcggccgacattaaggATCGATTGTTGCAGCTCACCAACAGCCGAAACGCGCTGCTACACCGGTGGGAAGAGCGTTGGGAGAATTTGCAGCTCAGTAAGTGCACAACACGGGGTTTGGCCCGTCTGCCGCTCGCTGTGTGTAACTATAATGTGTTCTTGTGTTTGCGCCCCCCTTTTCTACAGTCTTGGAAGTGTACCAATTCGCCCGTGATGCTGCCGTCGCCGAGGCATGGCTTATCGCACAGGAACCGTACCTGATGTCGACCGAGCTGGGACACACAATCGACGAGGTGGAAAATCTGATCAAGAAGCACGAAGCCTTCGAAAAATCTGCCGCTGCCCAGGAAGAACGCTTCAGCGCATTAGAGCGATTGACAACGGTAGGGATCAAGCTTCTGGCAAGCTTTTTAGGACGCCAACTCATCCGTTTCATTTGCTCCGTTCCAGTTTGAGCTCAAAGAAATGAAGCGTCGTCAGGATGCGGCCGAGGAAGCCGAGCGCCAGCGGCAGGAAGCGGAAGCGGCAGCACGTGCAGCGGCCGAAGCAGAAGCCGAAGCAGCCCGACAGGCGGAAGCCGCTGCAGCGCGTGATGCAGCCGATGCGCCAGGGTCACCACATTCCACCAGAGAGCAAGAGTCAGGTGAGCAAATCGTTTCGTGTTGCATCTCGCTCTGTAAACTACCCGACGACTCCAAAGTTCCCTTCCATCCTGTGTCCTGTGTTTGTGTCCTTCCCTGTCCCGAATATCCTGTGCTGTTCCTCAGCTCTCTTCTTCACCTTCCTAACAGTatgtttgattattttctcTACTATTGCTAACCATGTTGTATCACTACTACTTTATATATATAACCGTACCTTTATATATATACCTCCACAATTCATTCGTTTTTCTTACACGCTGCCCGCGCGATTCACTATGCTAATACAATTTTAACctcaatcaacaaaaaaaaaaaaacaaaactaacacCCATATTGGCATACTCTTGAATTGGACACTgattgatgatggtgatggtaatGGTGGCGGTGGTCACGTAAAATGtaccaaaaaaataattaacatcTCAACACCCAATCAAACGGAAATTGAaatacgcaaaaaaaaacccttaaaaCACCTGTAGTCACTATGCGTGCAACTTCACCTGTAGAAAAAGAAAGACCCATTTCCCAGACAGGTACTTGAGCATAACACTATGACCTATCTTTCTTAGAGCTGtatcgatgtgtgtgtgcgtgtgggtgtgCTTCTAGTGGTAGTAGTTCTGTGGTGCTGTAGCCTCTACTTTTTCTCACGATGCCTTTCCGCAATATTGTGATGTGCATTCTACCATTTCTAGTTTGTCTTCTTCAATATTTCGTTGCTACTGTTCTGTTACTTCTTAAGAGAATTTGTATTGCTTTCGGTGTGCTTTTCTTGTGCGTTTGTGAATAGGAATTTGTAGttaatatatattttatttcggCTAAAGTTTGAATAGATGCGctccccccactcacggacactaACTTTTCGCtgctgagttaccttaaatgtaggtaaaaattaagcaaaagtgttaaaaattgttgtaataatGATTTAGGTAAAATACTCGAAAAGGCCCctcctagaatcttttgtgtgcagcactgtggtctgtcatttttattgcacagtgggatttttgtatggtcataactcgtttgatataaacattgtgcattgttccttaatactgttactggacaacgagtagagcatgataatatacattgtaagaagtgatttgaaatgttattattcttatatttcctccttttctgaatatctatgcccgttaaaaagtatccatcgaaccaatgttccgttacagtccgcGGGACCGTTATGTTATAAGCCTGATTGGTCCCTCCTAGCGTGatcaaaaattattacaaagctcctgtaagccaataCCAGGAGCCAGTATAGAACgagggggatttaatcgaataatgagcaatatttcattcgtctttattaaaccatttttgactacactgaaagcacaatgtgaagctttcgcaacgtgtagtgcggattgcatacattcaggcgtaaatcctacagtgtCTAACAAATTTTGCCAGGGGGTgcggggggccttctcgagtcttttaccattattatagtaaaaagtctgaaaaagataGACTTTTGCGTAACTCACTTGTAAAAATGAGTACCCGTGAGTGGGGAGGGgagcatctattcagactttatcCTTTATTTCATATATTTCTCTAACTTACTACTTGTTGTTCCGTTGCGATAAAACTAACACCTTTTGGATTATACTATTACTTTCATTTGTTGCCGTTTTGTTGTGTGGCTTTGGTTTCGGTGGGATTCGGTTCTGTAACCTTAACAATCGTGTGCGTCATCAGTGCATGTAAGAAAGCCCAGGGTTCTGTTCGGTTCGTTCCGAAGTGCGTCGCTTGAGCAAAGCACTTCCATTTTCAAAACCAGCTCCGGAACGACCGGAGCAGTTCCGAAGCGATCCTCTTGTAAGTATTTATCTCCTGTGTGCCTCCTGTATCTGTGTAGGTGCCTTCTGTCCTCTCCAGTATCATATGTTGGTGGTGTCGGAATCTGTACCTTTCTTTCTTCGTGGTGGTTTGGTGGTTACTCGAAGCTATCTTGAGGAAAAACACCCCCCGGCAATTTTCCCGATGTGCCCCGTTCCCCGTTCCCCGATATTcactgtgtgtttttgtttatattttgtttaaaaatcacGTTTATCCTTAAtccgttttatttattttttatcatcaACACACTCATCATCTCACCAACGCCCAACGTTTGCCAACGTTTTCACCAAACCGTTCCTTTTAAATccaatttaaaatgaattcaCCATTCACCAacaatcatcaccaccaccacctgcatTACTTGCTGCATGCCCAAATTGTGTTGTTCGTTTTGTCACCACTACTCCACCCACAAAACTCACCTGTAAACAACGACTGGGGACACCCTCGACCCGCGCTGTGAACGCACAGTTGCCGGAGAGACGCTCGTGTCGCGGCGACACTCCGGCATACCGAAAGAACGGTCCAGCAGCTCGGCAAGTGCATCGGCGGGTGTTAAGGTCAGTCGGCGGTCGCGCTCGAAAAGTCCGTTCCGCAGCTTCAGATGGAAGCGTACCGCTTCGAAAGCGGACGAGGGAGGAGTCTCCGATGACGAAGGTATTGGTTTCGGcagagtttttttgttaaccCCATTCAAACCCCCTCATATCCCCGTGCTCTGCAATTGGTTGGCTATATTTCATTCATAACTACCATCATTCCACGGTTCCGTTCCATCCTTTGGCCCGGTTTGTTGTACTCCCAAAAATGTATCCTCAAGAAAACGGCTTcaatttcctttttgcttACGTACGATGCGAGTGGGGAACTTGGGACAAGTTCTAgtccctcccccccacccccccacaCGTTTTATACCCCTCCTTGCTCCGTTCCGGATCGGTTGTTATTTGAGCCAGCAGTGTAGTAGGTATTGTATCCCGCgaattgttttctttatttatcgCTTGGTGTTgcatgatttgtttgctgttattttttttggtaaagcAATTGTGAAGCAGGCTGCATGATTGATGGAtgctgttgtgtgtgagtgaagtgtatgtgatttttttttctcattaaaTAACGTTTgcatgacaatacggcatcagtccgtaataataaataaataaataaaaaataacgtttgcattaaaaaatagACTGATTTTGGATGGCGATGAGGGAGAAAATCTAAATCCAATTACGAGATCTAATATTACTTAAGTTCAATTACGAACGGTTTTACTACTTAAAGGATGATATACATTACCAGGGCGGTCCGGTCGTAGATGCGCCAACGgctccggtcttcatacggcaggaccggggttcaaatcgcatCCGGACCAACTACGTGTTTATCACTAAATCTAGCATGCGAggaatggcagacatgacctaataAGAGGTCAataggccaagaagaaagagagcCATTCCCAGGACATTTGACGTTTGTTGTCTTAGCCCAGGTCTTGCCCAGGTAGAACCTCATCATAGGGTCTCTAAGTTAGGT from Anopheles stephensi strain Indian chromosome 2, UCI_ANSTEP_V1.0, whole genome shotgun sequence includes the following:
- the LOC118507229 gene encoding spectrin beta chain isoform X6 encodes the protein MTTDISVVRWDPSQGPGNEFIEDIEYDGGNSSSRLFERSRIKALAEERESVQKKTFTKWVNSHLVRVNSPIKDLYVDMRDGKNLIKLLEVLSGERLPRPTKGKMRIHCLENVDKALQFLREQRVHLENIGSHDIVDGNASLNLGLIWTIILRFQIQDITIEETDNKETKSAKDALLLWCQMKTAGYHNVNVRNFTTSWRDGLAFNAIIHKHRPDLIQFDKLSKTNPIQNLNNAFNVAEEKLGLTKLLDAEDIFVDHPDEKSIITYVVTYYHYFSKLKQETVQGKRIGKVVGIAMDNDRMINEYESLTSELLKWIEVTIVQLGDRHFVNSLVGVQQQLAQFSNYRTVEKPPKFVEKGNLEVLLFTLQSKMRANNQKPYTPKEGKMISDINKAWERLEKAEHERELALREELIRQEKLEQLAARFNRKATMRETWLSENQRLVSTDNFGFDLAAVEAAAKKHEAIETDIFAYEERVQAVVAVCNELEAEKYHDIERIAARKDNVLRLWNYLIELLRARRMRLEFSIQLQQNFQEMIYILDSMEEIKQRLLTDDYGKHLMGVEDLLQKHSLVEADINVLGDRVKQVVQNSQKFLVDEEDNYKPCDPAIIVDRVQRLEDAYAELCKLAVERRSRLEENRKLWQFYWDMADEENWIKEKEQIVSADEIGHDLTTVNLLLSKHKALESEIQSHEPQLMAVSEVGDELVRRGHFGADRIDERLKEIMAMWSNLRQLTDNRRKRLEDAVDYFQLFADADDIDNWMLDALRLVSSEDAGRDEANVQSLLKKHKDVADELKNYAETIEQLHAQADRLTLNPPEQEKVRERLAAIDARYKELMELAKLRKQRLLDALSLYKLISESDGVEQWIGEKERMLQTMVPGKDIEDVEIMKHRYDGFDKEMNANASRVAVVNQLARQLLHVEHPNSQEIQEKQNHLNNSWSKLREQAESKRDELKSAHGVQTFYIECRETVSWIEDKKRILTETDSLQMDLTGVMTLQRRLSGMERDLAAIQAKLTALENEADAIEGEHPEEAALIRERVAQIQTIWEQLTQMLKERDSKLEEAGDLHRFLRDLDHFQAWLTKTQTDVASEDTPTSLPEAEKLLNQHQSIREEIDNYTEDYKKMMEYGEGLTSEPTQTEDPQYMFLRERLKALKDGWEELHQMWENRQVLLSQGLDQQLFNRDARQAEVLLSQQEHVLSKDDTPVNLEQAENQLKRHEAFLTTMEANDEKFNTIVQVAGQMTSKDHFDADKITKRAESIAHRRDDNRNRALELHEKLKNQVKLHEFLQDIEELTEWVQEKYITAQDDTYRSAKTVHSKWTRHQAFEAEIAANKERLHEAKKAAQELMVEKPEFKEIIEPKLTDLSKNFDELETSTKEKGALLFDAKREVIVQQSVDDIDSWMDDLEKQIINTDTGNDLTSVNILMQKQQIIQTQMAVKARQVEELDKQTDVLTKTAPSDVVEPIVEKKTAVNARFEKIKAPLLERQRQLEKKKEAFQFRRDVEDEKLWIDEKMPLAESTEYGNSLFNVHVLKKKHQSLNTEIDNHEPRIMTICNNGQKLIDEGHEDAGSYADLISQLTQKWQELKDAIENRHRQLDQSEKVQQYFFDAAEAESWMSEQELYMMVEDRGKDETSAQNLMKKHESLEQSVEDYADTIRQLGETARQLTTEQHAYSDQVSVKQSQLDKLYAGLKDLAGERRARLDEALQLFMLSREVDDLEQWITDREVVAGSHELGQDYDHITLLWERFNEFAQDTATVGSERVAKANGIADDLIHAGHSDSATIAEWKDGLNESWQDLLELIETRKAMLAASRELHKFFHDCKDVLGRINEKQHGVSEELGRDAGVVSALQRKHQNFIQDLMTLHSQVQQIQEESAKLQAAYAGEKAREITNREHEVLNAWAHLQAMCEERRGKLADTGDLFKFFNLVRMLMLWMEDLVRQMNTSEKPRDVSGVELLMNNHQSLKAEIDTREDNFSACLALGKELLSRNHYASADIKDRLLQLTNSRNALLHRWEERWENLQLILEVYQFARDAAVAEAWLIAQEPYLMSTELGHTIDEVENLIKKHEAFEKSAAAQEERFSALERLTTFELKEMKRRQDAAEEAERQRQEAEAAARAAAEAEAEAARQAEAAAARDAADAPGSPHSTREQESGGADEGAQEGILTRKHEWESTTKKASNRSWDKVYCVARSGRLTFFKDQRSAKSVPEQTFRGEPPLELKGAQIEIASDYTKKKHVFRIKLSNGGEFLLQCHDDSEMQQWVTALKAQCELDASGEGRSLTLPASSQKDEQKRRSFFTLKKN